The Moorena producens PAL-8-15-08-1 genomic interval CAAAGTACTCGACTAGGGTGGTATCGGCATCCAGCCAGCCTTGGATTTGAGGGAGGGAAGCAACCTCGACAGTTTTTAAGCTAGCGGTTTCAGGGCTTTGGATTTTTAATTGAACCAGCAAGTTCTGGTAGTTTTTTCGCAGAGCAGTTCGCTTGTTTTCGGTTTCGGCAATCGTTTCGTGATCCCACTGGTTTTTGGGACGGTTGCGGAGGGTAATTAATTGCTGGCTGAGGGCATTGATTTCAGCTTTCAAGTCTTGTTCCCGTTCCAGGAGTTTGGAGTCAGCCCCAGCACGAAAGTCTATCTTCTGATTAGCTAGTTGGTCGAGGAAGGCTTTGGCTCTTGCCCGTTCGACATAGTTGAAGGCCGTTTCAAAGTCTTTTTGGTTCCACAGTAGGTTGATGAGATTTTCGTAGGTATTGACCTGTTGATTGGCATAAGAGGTTTTAAACTCTTCTACTTTGATGTCACCTTGGATAGATTCTTTAACCTTGATGGCTTGCTTGTAAAAATTGATCGCTTTGCGGTATTGCCCTAGACTACCGTAAGCAACCCCGAGATTGTTGAGGGACTTGGCTTGCCCCTGACGGTCTTCCAGTTCCCGCGCCAGGGATAAAGACTGCTGATAAAACTCAATGGCTTTTCGGTATTGCCCTAGTATAAGGTAAGCACTCCCGAGATTGTTGAGGGAGGCTGCTTCCCACTGACGGTCTTCCAGTTCCCGCGCCAGGGATAAAGACTGCTGATGAAACTCAATCGCTTTGCGGTATTGCCCTAGGCTACGATAAGCAACCCCGAGATTGCCCAGGGAGGCTGCTTCCCACTGACGGTCTTCCAGTTCCCGCGCCAGGGATAAAGACTGCTGATAAAACTCAATGGCTTTTCGATATTGCCCTAGCTGATCGTAAGCAATTCCGAGATTGCCCAGGGAGTAGGCTTCCCCCTGCCGGTCTTCCAGTTCCCGCTTAATGGATAAAGACTGCTGATGAAACTCAATCGCTTTGCGGTATTGCCCTAGGCGACGGTAAGCAAGCCCCAGATTGTCTAGGGACTTGGCTTCCCTCTGACGGTCTTCGAGTTCCTGAAATATGGATAAAGACTGCTGATAAAACTCAATCGCTTTTCCGTATTGCCCTAGGTGACGGTAAGCAAGCCCCAGATTGTTCAGGGAGTCCGCTTCCCCCTTACGGTTTTCCAGTTCCTTCTCAATGCTTAAGGACTGCTGATGAAACTCAATCGCTTTGCGGTATTGCCCTAGGCTATGGTAAGCAACCCCCAGATTGCCTAGGGACTTGGCTATCCCCTGCTGGTTTTCCAGTTCCCGATAAATGCCTAGGGCTTCTTGCCAGGACTTGAGCGCAGCTTGAAATTGACTGGTATTATATTGTTCAATTCCCTGCTTTAACAGTTGGTCAGCTTTAGCCTGAAGTAAGTCTGAGGGCGTAGCGTCTCTCCAACTCAGGCTATAGTTACCAGTTTCTTGCTTATTGTAGGAGTTAGCCCAAATCACATAAGTCCCCGTGGTCGGTAGAGTAACGGTAATCCGGGCATTTTTTCCCTCACCACTGTTGTTATTCTTAGCAATTCGGTTATCGTCTGGGTCAATGAGGATCAGGTAAGGGTCAAACTCGTCGCTGTTTAGTTCAATCGTAATCTGCTCGCCTGCTTTCCCCTCAAAGGTATGGCGATTGTAGTAACTGTTGTCATTCAGAGTCTCGCTGTTACTATTAAGGCGATCGCGAACTGTGGTACTCTCTAAGGCAATCCTTTGACCAGAGGACTTCATTAAGGGTATAGTCTCTGGAGCAGTTAGAGATTGTGCTGGAATTTCCCAAAACCTGGGGTTAGTCTCAGGTCCTAACCCTGGAAAACTCCCCATTCCTAGCAACGTTGCTATGACAAAAATTACAGACTTAAGTGGCACTGGTTTTGATGGTAGTTTTAAGTAGTTTTAAATAGAGGAGAACTGAATCAAATAGGAATTTTAATGTAGGGTTTCTGAAATGTTACTTTACAGCCGTTTTCAGATGGATTGACCTCACTACCTTTAGTTGCAAGCCCCCTAAATCCCCCAATTCTGGGGGACTTTAACTCAATTTCCCCCTAAAGTTGGGGGGCTAGGGGGGCGAAACTTACTTTAACTCAATTTACCCCCAAAGTTGGGGGGCTAGGGGGGCGAAACTTACTTTAACTCTTCCAGTCGCTTTTCTAGTTTCTCTAACCGTTCGCGGTCCCCAAACTTTTCATAGATTGCCTTCGCTTGTTCTAACAAACTCACGCCTTCTTCCCGATTCCCACGAGCATACTTAACCTCCCCTAATCCAGCTTTTGCTGCTGCCAGTTCTTCCCAATGCTCAGTTGCTGTTGCCAGTTCGACTGCCTTTGAATAAGGACCCTCGGCTTCCAAAACTAGTCCTATCCGTCGATACAAATCACCCAGTAAGCGATAAATTGGTACTATTTTTTGATCGTTTTCTTGTCCTTCCAGGGTTTCAATGGCCTCAGCCGTTAAATCGTAGTCAGCATAGAGTTCAGCTAGTGCCAACGCCTTGAACTCCTTTGGTAAATTCTGTGACTTAATTCGCCTAGCCATCACCTGAATTTCTTTAGCTTGATCCGACTTAATCCGCTTAAATCCCAGTCCTCCAGTGCTATCCTCTGTAGAGGTACGATTCGTATCAGCCTCGACAACCAACTTATAACTAACTCCAGGTTTTAGTCTCCCTGGATAAACAACCTGACAAATACCCTTTTGACAAACCTCGTCTCGACTAAATTCCTGAGTCCAATTCAAGCCTCGCCCTCTGACCGTAACGGTGAAACTGTTAGCATCGGTGGCATCATGCCAGCGTAGCGTGGGCTTGTCAGTAAGTATAAGAGTTGCCCGTGGACTGATAATGTAGGGAATATAGGGGTTTAACAGACGTGGTCTGACGATTGGCCTGCTACCATTTCGTATTGGCGGTGGTGGACAGAGTGCATTAATGCCAGTTGTTACCCCAGCAGGTACAGAGCGAGTGTTACCATTCTCACAGAGTACCTTGACCCTAACCCCCGATACTGGTCTGAGCAGATCCCCTGGATTTATCTTGCTATAGTTAGGCACTGGATTAAAACGTGACCATCCCTCCCGTTTTAGGTCAACTTTACCCGTGGTTTCGACAATCCAATGCCCTGCCAGTACTGGCTTACTCACCAGGCTTCCCAACATAATCATAACTATGGTCAAGATCGGGGCAGAGCAAATCAGCTTACTTAGTCGATTCACTAGTCTTATCTTTAACACCTACTTGAGCATCTATACGTTCACGAGCCATCCCAAACCAGATATCCTCATCAGGGTTACGTCTATCATTATAGCGTAAACAGATTTCCCATTCTGCCAAGGCATTATCTGGATCTTTTTCTGGTTTGTTTTCAATGACTTGCGCTAATAAACAGTGAGCAGCCGCCGGAGTTTGTTCAAAGGTTTTGTCTAGTTCAATAGCATTTATGAGGTCAGCTTCAGCATCGGCATAGTTTCCTTGTTTCAACCTAGCCCAGCCCAAGTTTTTAAATAAAGCATATTGAGTTTCATTTTTAGTTTTAATATCCTCTGTTTTAAGTAGTTTATTTTGAATATCCTTTTCTTCCAGATTATCTAATCCTGTCAAAAGTAACGATACCGCTTGGGAATATTTTTTGTCTTGAATATACAACCGCCCCAATTCATTATAAGCAGCATCTAAGCCCCCCTGTGCCGCTAACCTATACTGAGTTCGCGCCTTATCCAACTCCTGTAAAGCTTCATAAAGACGACCAAAATTGTAGTGAGCCTCTGCATTATCTGGATTAAGACTCAATGCTCGTTCATAATCAGACTGAGCAGTTGACCAGTCTCCTTCTTCCTCATAATTCTTTAAACCCTGTTCATTAAAGTAGCCCGAAATCAGGGGCAAAGACCCTCGAAAGCCAATTAACGAAAGTAAAAGTACTCCCGATAGTCCCAATTTAACTTCTTCCCAAAGATATTTTTTAATCCTTAATCGTGATAGTATTTCTTCAATACCTCTACGACCAGCTTTGGTTAAAATTCCCCCAGCTGTCAACAAGGTCAATGTACTCTGGGAAATCACCGCAAAAGAACCTATAAAACCCAGACTAGTACTCAAAAAACGGGAGGAAATATCTACCACTAGACTCACCGATGCCGTTAAAGAGGTAACTGTCAGTGCATTCCAAAGCCAGTCGAAACGGTCTCGCGGATGAGTAGGCGCTTCCAGAAACCACCACCAGTAGTCTTTTGGGGGATGAAAGCTAGTCCGCAAATCCGCTAATTGCACAGTCTGAGTAATCAAACCAGCTTGCTTTTTTAATCTGCTATCTAACTCAACCAGTTTAATCAGTTTATCTTTATAAATGTGGGCAATATCAGCAAATTTTTCATGAACAAGATTGCGAGCAATCAGGAGACGGAGAATGGTTTCAGGAGATGGTTTATTGTCAGTTTTTTCAACAGCGGTCAGGGCAGCTTCATAACGATTGAGTGTAGACTCTAACTCTAGGATTCTCATTCAGCTAATAGCAAAGGGAATAGGGAGTAGGGAGTAGGGAGTAGGGAATAGGGAATAGGGAACAGGGAACAGGGAACAGGGAACAGGGAACAGGGAACAGGGAACAGGGAACAGGCAAGATGCCTATTCCACCAAGATGCCCATTCCACCCACCGGCTCAAACAGCTTTAATGAGATGCACCCTTCTGATTTAGATCTTATCTAAAGGTATTCTGTAAAATCATAATTTCTCTGGTATCATAACTGGCATCAATAAACAAGATCCAGGTGCAATAAATTTTATGGTTCAGATTTAATACAGTGTCTGAGATAGTATTAACTTTGAACAATTTTCCTTGGCCTACGATAACATCTGTAAATACCTAGCAGAAGAATACCCATCGGAGTTTTTTCACTGGCTATTGGGTGAAGAACCTAGAGATATTCAGGTACTTAAAGCCGAATTAAGTGCTGAACCAATTCAAGCTGATGCTCTGAGTCTACTGCAAAGTACTAACCAAATTCTGCACCTAGAATTTCAAACCCTGCCCCAATCTGACCCACCACTACCATTTCGGATGTTGGACTACTGGGTAAGATTACATCGCAAATACCGATGTCCGATTGAACAGGTGGTAATTTTCCTGAAGTCTACAACCTCAGATCTGGTATTCAATAACGAGTTTAGGGATATTAATACCTGGCATCGTTATCGAGTAATTCCCTTGTGGGAGCAAGACCCATTACCACTGTTGGCCAATCGAGCTTTGTTACCCTTGGCCACTTTAGCCAGGAGTAATCGGCCTAATCTATTGTTGGAGCAAGTCGTTGCTGCAGTGGATAAAATTGAAGAAAAACCATTACGGGGAAACCTAGCGGCCTGTGTAGATGTACTGGCTGGTTTACGGTTTGACAAAAATTTAGTGCGTCGATTGTTGAGGGAGGAAGTTATGGAAGAATCAGTCACCTATCAAGATATTATCCAAAAGGGAGTCCAGCGCGGCAAGCAGGAGGGAGTCCTATTAGTTGTGATGCGTTTGCTAACCCTGAGGTTAGGTTTACTTGACCCTGTGCTCCAACAGCAGATTGAAGGATTATCCATTACTCGATTGGAGGAATTGAGTGAAGCGTTGTTGGATTTTGAGACAGTAACGGATTTAGCGGTTTGGTTGGAGCACTAGGGAATAGGGAATAGGAAAAAATTCGGCGTTGCGTCAGTCTTTGAATGAATAGGAGTAGAGTGGGCAGGATGCCCGCTCGAAAATAAGCATGAAACTGGCAAGATGCCAGTTCCACAATAAGCATGAAACTGGCAAGATGCACAATAAGCATGAAACTGGCAAGATGCCAGTTCCACAAGCATGAAACTGGCAAGATGCCAGTTCCACCCAAGATGCCCATTCCACCAACATGTCCATTCCAGAAAACTCTTAAAATCATTCCATTATTAAGCAACGCCCTAAAAAAAGCGATCGCATTTCCTAATGCGATCGCTTTCTGCAATTCTTCAGTTGTATCAATAGTTTGGTGCAGTCAAGGATTAGGATGCCAGGGCGACTTCCACGGTCTGCTGCAATTCACCATTTTGATACATCTCAATCATCACATCGGAGCCACCGATAAACTCTCCCTTAATGTAAACTTGAGGAATCGTTGGCCAGTTAGAATATTCTTTGATTCCCTGGCGAATCTCGTAATCTTCTAGTACGTCTACAGTTTCGTAGGGAACTCCTAGGGTATTAAGAATTTGGACAACGTTATTGGAAAATCCACACTGGGGCATTAGTTTGCTGCCCTTCATGAATACCAAAATTTTGTGGTCTTGTGTTAATTTATCTATTCTATCTTTCAGTTCTGGTGTCATCGTTGTCTTAAACTCCTGGAATATTTAGATAGTTATTTTGATAGTCGATATTATATTAGTCTAGCGGGCGCGAAATCCTAGACTCTTCCAATTATGACTTAGACCAGTTTACTCCTTGCCAGCCCAAGCTTCGGGGGTATAGGTTTTTAGAGCTAGGGCGTGAATGGCCTCTGTTGCCAACTCTTGGCTTAGGGCACCATAAACCAGCTGATGTTGTTTTACCAGGGATTTACCTTCAAACTCCGAGGAGACAACAGTGGCTTGGAGATGGTTACCACCCCCTAAATCTTCTACCTTTACCTGAGCATCCGGTATCGATGCTTTAATCTTTTCTTCAACTTGCTGTGTACTAATCGGCTCCATTTGTTCTGTTCCAGTTTCTAGTGGAATTTCTAAAATACACTAAAATTCAACGTAAGCGAACAGCGGTCAGCGGTCAGCGCTCAGCTTTCCGTAACTCAGATGAAACCAATGCTTACCTCTTGTTTTATTCAAAAGCACCTCAAGTAGTGTGCCCATTGGCTGATAGCTGATAGCTGAACGCGCACGCGTGCGCGTAGCGCTAATCGCTGTTCGCTTACAATTTAACTGCCTTTATTAGAACCAGCGGACGAGGTGGGCTGGCTATTGCCATTTCTAGGAAAGGGAGAATCGACGAATCCTAGCTCAAACAGCTGTTGGTAGGATTTTTTTCCCAATTCCCTAGTAGGATTTTGAGACCGAATAATTTGAATTAACAAGGGCACAGCTAATTCTGGCTGGTCATTGGCTCGATGGACTAGGGCTAGGCGATAGGTGGCTTCATCTCGCTTTTCAGCAGTTTCCAGGGCTTTTTGCCGTTGAGACTCGTAGACTCGGTTGTCAATGCCGGAAAAACTGGAAGCCAGCTGTTGGTAAAAGTTAGACAACTGGTTAAATATCTGACGTGCCTCTTGGAGTTTTTTAGCAGCTACGCTATAGTTTCCTGCATCAATAGCGTTAGTCGCCTCTTGCATCATCCGCTCTCCCCCCGGCATACTCAATAGGCTATCTTGTTGAGTCAACGGCCCGGTATTGCTGGGGTCAGTGATGTCTGATTCTACTTGGATATCAGCACCTTGTGCCTGTGCTGGTGGCAGTACTACCAAAGCTGCCATCACGGGAAGAGCAACGAAACAGCCGAGCCTGACCGAATTAAGAGTGCCAGAATAAACCATACTATAGCTTTGGGAATTGGTTACCTAAAATGATAGAGTAAATCCAAACTATTGGTATAGTACCATTACCACAAAGGATTAAGGGCTTCTTGGGATGGTATTGCAGGTACCAGAGTTGTTGGATTTAAGCTTCAGACTGAAAATAGTCCTCAAATGTTCCCTATTCATCCCCCATATCTATTACAGGGAAGAGGGAACAGCGGATCTGGGAACAGGGAGCAGGGAGTAGGGAACAGCGGATCTGGGAGCAGCGGATCTGGGAACAGCGGATCTGGGAACAGGAACCCACCCCTAACCCCTCCCAGAGGTTAATGGGTTGAATACGCACGCATGGCCAATAGGCCAAGGTTAGCTGGCTGATGGCTGATGGCTGTTCGCGCAGCGTGCGCGTAGCGCATAGGCTGATGGCTGTTCGCGCAGCGTGCGCGTAGCGCATAGGCTGATGGCTGATAGCTGATAGCTGATGGCTGATGGCTGATGGCTGATAGCTGAATACTTATAGGTTAACTGGTTAGGTTTGAAATTAACGATAAATACAGAGAAGACGTGATAATTACCTGTTTTGCAGGCGTTAGTTCCTGATTTCTACCGCCTTATCCATCTTTGGTGTCTTTATTAATTTTGACAGTATTAAAACCTCTAGTTATACTACTTTTGTAGTACAAGTGAAAGCAAAGCTTTTCCTTTGGTGTTGGTAAGCTAATGAATTTACTCAAGTAATACTCAACGAACGTTGGGTCAGTGCTCCGTGAGCCATTACCCATTACCCATTATCCTTAGGTATTTCACTGAGCTAACCTTGGGCAATAGGCCACGCGATCGCTCTTCAGCGGGACGAAGTCCATCGCGTTCAACCAGCTAACCTTGGCCAAAAGGCCACGCTACGCGAACAACCACCTAACCTTGGCCAAAAGGCCACGCTACGCGAACAACCACCTAACCTTGGCCTATGGGCCACGCTTGGCCGTAGGCCACGCCAAAGGCGAACGCGAACAACATTGAGCAACCCATGTGTTGTCTTAGCTATGTATCTTACAACATCTGAAATCGATACGGAACGAGTAGCACTGACGGCTTACGATTTGTGGAAATCTTATGGCAATCGCACTGTCGTTAGTGGGGTTAGTTTTACCCTGAATCCTGGGGAAATTTTGGGTTTACTTGGACCGAATGGTGCCGGTAAAACCACTACGGTGGGAATGCTCTACGGCGCAGTTGTTCCTAGTCGTGGCTTTGTGCAGTTGGGTCAATATCAGGTACATTCTCAAGGGCAAAAGGTTCGTTTTTCCATGGGGATTGTTACTCAAGAGGATAATCTTGACCCGGACTTTACTGTATTTGAAAATTTGGTTGTCTTTGCCCACCACTACCGGATCACTGGTAAGTCAGCTCGGAAACGAGCAGGGGAGTTACTGGAGCGGGTGGGGCTACAGGATTATGCTCAGCGGCGGATTGATGAGCTATCTGGTGGCTTGAAGCGGCGTTTGGTATTGGCACGAGCCTTGATTAATCATCCCCAAGTCGTGTTCTTAGATGAGCCTACCACAGGACTTGACCCGGATGCACGGCAGGATTTTTGGAAGCTGGTGATTCACCTGAAACATCAGGGGTGTGGGGTGTTGTTGACTACTCACTATATGGATGAAGCACAACGATTATGCGATCGCTTAATCTTACTTCAGCAGGGTAAAGTAATTGACCAAGGTACCCCCGATCAGCTAATTGAGCGCACTGTTGGTAAAGAGCTAGTAGAGATTGAGGGTATCTCCGAAGATATCCTGCAACAATTAGCGACTCAGTACGGAACTTGGTATCGCACC includes:
- a CDS encoding CHAT domain-containing protein; its protein translation is MPLKSVIFVIATLLGMGSFPGLGPETNPRFWEIPAQSLTAPETIPLMKSSGQRIALESTTVRDRLNSNSETLNDNSYYNRHTFEGKAGEQITIELNSDEFDPYLILIDPDDNRIAKNNNSGEGKNARITVTLPTTGTYVIWANSYNKQETGNYSLSWRDATPSDLLQAKADQLLKQGIEQYNTSQFQAALKSWQEALGIYRELENQQGIAKSLGNLGVAYHSLGQYRKAIEFHQQSLSIEKELENRKGEADSLNNLGLAYRHLGQYGKAIEFYQQSLSIFQELEDRQREAKSLDNLGLAYRRLGQYRKAIEFHQQSLSIKRELEDRQGEAYSLGNLGIAYDQLGQYRKAIEFYQQSLSLARELEDRQWEAASLGNLGVAYRSLGQYRKAIEFHQQSLSLARELEDRQWEAASLNNLGSAYLILGQYRKAIEFYQQSLSLARELEDRQGQAKSLNNLGVAYGSLGQYRKAINFYKQAIKVKESIQGDIKVEEFKTSYANQQVNTYENLINLLWNQKDFETAFNYVERARAKAFLDQLANQKIDFRAGADSKLLEREQDLKAEINALSQQLITLRNRPKNQWDHETIAETENKRTALRKNYQNLLVQLKIQSPETASLKTVEVASLPQIQGWLDADTTLVEYFVTDERTLAFIITRNSFQTVPLNVTRQQLTEELTLFQDFADLDQPHPLELKNLHDWLIVPLQPHLNTTTISIVPHGILHYLPFAALTDGQQYLSDNYALLSLPSASILRYLPDKGKSTTGSLLALGDPTILGLSPLTHAQKEVETIANFFKTKALVGKVATESALRSRATQSGIVHLAVHGEYNLRNPLFSAIRLLEDTQHDGSLEVHEVYGLDLTSTTNLVVLSACQTKIGELSWGDEVVGLNRAFLYAGTPTIIASLWNVDDAATGLLMKQFYSHWQGGMNKAEALQQAQKDLRETYPHPYFWAAFSLTGDAGSRE
- a CDS encoding tetratricopeptide repeat protein, encoding MIMLGSLVSKPVLAGHWIVETTGKVDLKREGWSRFNPVPNYSKINPGDLLRPVSGVRVKVLCENGNTRSVPAGVTTGINALCPPPPIRNGSRPIVRPRLLNPYIPYIISPRATLILTDKPTLRWHDATDANSFTVTVRGRGLNWTQEFSRDEVCQKGICQVVYPGRLKPGVSYKLVVEADTNRTSTEDSTGGLGFKRIKSDQAKEIQVMARRIKSQNLPKEFKALALAELYADYDLTAEAIETLEGQENDQKIVPIYRLLGDLYRRIGLVLEAEGPYSKAVELATATEHWEELAAAKAGLGEVKYARGNREEGVSLLEQAKAIYEKFGDRERLEKLEKRLEELK
- a CDS encoding tetratricopeptide repeat protein, whose protein sequence is MRILELESTLNRYEAALTAVEKTDNKPSPETILRLLIARNLVHEKFADIAHIYKDKLIKLVELDSRLKKQAGLITQTVQLADLRTSFHPPKDYWWWFLEAPTHPRDRFDWLWNALTVTSLTASVSLVVDISSRFLSTSLGFIGSFAVISQSTLTLLTAGGILTKAGRRGIEEILSRLRIKKYLWEEVKLGLSGVLLLSLIGFRGSLPLISGYFNEQGLKNYEEEGDWSTAQSDYERALSLNPDNAEAHYNFGRLYEALQELDKARTQYRLAAQGGLDAAYNELGRLYIQDKKYSQAVSLLLTGLDNLEEKDIQNKLLKTEDIKTKNETQYALFKNLGWARLKQGNYADAEADLINAIELDKTFEQTPAAAHCLLAQVIENKPEKDPDNALAEWEICLRYNDRRNPDEDIWFGMARERIDAQVGVKDKTSESTK
- a CDS encoding DUF4351 domain-containing protein; this translates as MAYDNICKYLAEEYPSEFFHWLLGEEPRDIQVLKAELSAEPIQADALSLLQSTNQILHLEFQTLPQSDPPLPFRMLDYWVRLHRKYRCPIEQVVIFLKSTTSDLVFNNEFRDINTWHRYRVIPLWEQDPLPLLANRALLPLATLARSNRPNLLLEQVVAAVDKIEEKPLRGNLAACVDVLAGLRFDKNLVRRLLREEVMEESVTYQDIIQKGVQRGKQEGVLLVVMRLLTLRLGLLDPVLQQQIEGLSITRLEELSEALLDFETVTDLAVWLEH
- the grxD gene encoding Grx4 family monothiol glutaredoxin, which produces MTPELKDRIDKLTQDHKILVFMKGSKLMPQCGFSNNVVQILNTLGVPYETVDVLEDYEIRQGIKEYSNWPTIPQVYIKGEFIGGSDVMIEMYQNGELQQTVEVALAS
- a CDS encoding BolA family protein, which produces MEPISTQQVEEKIKASIPDAQVKVEDLGGGNHLQATVVSSEFEGKSLVKQHQLVYGALSQELATEAIHALALKTYTPEAWAGKE
- a CDS encoding ABC transporter ATP-binding protein, yielding MYLTTSEIDTERVALTAYDLWKSYGNRTVVSGVSFTLNPGEILGLLGPNGAGKTTTVGMLYGAVVPSRGFVQLGQYQVHSQGQKVRFSMGIVTQEDNLDPDFTVFENLVVFAHHYRITGKSARKRAGELLERVGLQDYAQRRIDELSGGLKRRLVLARALINHPQVVFLDEPTTGLDPDARQDFWKLVIHLKHQGCGVLLTTHYMDEAQRLCDRLILLQQGKVIDQGTPDQLIERTVGKELVEIEGISEDILQQLATQYGTWYRTFGSNYLIALPIDNPQPLWQELNTIPSVSLSRRSTNLEDVFLRLTGTSLD